A single genomic interval of Zobellia nedashkovskayae harbors:
- a CDS encoding alpha-ketoglutarate-dependent dioxygenase AlkB family protein, whose amino-acid sequence MDGLFSDEIDLNLPDSDIIYYPNFIGQKEADAYFDLLRNKTPWQQDDITVFGKTYAQPRLTALYGNNDKPYSYSKLVMVPHSFTRELIEIKEKVETKTDATFTTCLLNLYRNGQDSNGWHADNEKELGKNPIIASLTLGQERFFHLKHRTNKNLKKKILLKHGSLLLMKGTTQEHWLHQISKTAKTVDERINLTFRIII is encoded by the coding sequence ATGGATGGTCTGTTCTCAGATGAAATAGACTTAAACCTACCGGATAGTGATATTATTTATTACCCGAATTTTATAGGTCAGAAAGAGGCTGATGCATATTTTGATTTGCTTCGAAATAAAACCCCATGGCAGCAAGACGATATTACCGTGTTTGGAAAAACCTATGCCCAGCCACGGCTTACTGCTCTATATGGTAACAATGACAAACCCTACTCGTATTCAAAATTGGTAATGGTGCCTCATTCGTTTACTCGGGAACTTATAGAAATTAAAGAAAAAGTAGAAACTAAAACTGATGCAACGTTCACGACCTGCTTATTAAACCTCTATAGGAACGGGCAAGATAGTAACGGTTGGCATGCAGATAATGAGAAAGAGTTGGGTAAAAACCCAATTATTGCTTCGTTGACTTTAGGTCAAGAACGATTTTTTCACCTAAAACATAGAACGAATAAAAATCTGAAAAAGAAAATTCTTTTGAAACACGGTAGCCTTCTTTTAATGAAAGGAACTACGCAAGAACACTGGCTACACCAAATATCAAAAACTGCAAAAACTGTTGACGAACGCATCAACCTAACTTTTAGAATTATTATATAA
- a CDS encoding AraC family transcriptional regulator translates to MNKPPQTNQKPAFEVIEPSFGHSYTYQRFDASKNNKNNVWHYHPEIELVHVYGGSGKRQIGSHVSYYSKGDLILIGSNLPHCGFTNSLTDNESETVIQMKLDFLGNDFFDIPEMKKIQSLFEMAKGGIAFSGKTKRKIGEKMQILEYQTHFQRLLSILNILNELGNSKEFKILNAEGFSMETEVKDNDRINVVFNHVKNNFKEEITLDEISNMVSMTIPSFCRYFKKITNKTFVQFVNEYRLVHASKLLAEQPLSITEVCFESGFNNFSHFNKQFKAFTGQNPSEYRNELKTVLK, encoded by the coding sequence ATGAACAAACCCCCGCAAACAAATCAGAAGCCCGCTTTTGAGGTCATTGAACCTAGTTTTGGGCATTCTTATACGTATCAAAGATTTGATGCGAGTAAGAACAATAAGAACAATGTATGGCATTATCATCCTGAGATAGAACTGGTTCATGTATATGGTGGATCGGGAAAAAGGCAGATTGGTAGTCACGTATCCTATTATTCAAAGGGAGACCTTATATTAATAGGTAGTAATCTCCCGCATTGTGGTTTCACCAACTCTCTTACGGATAATGAGAGCGAAACCGTAATACAGATGAAACTGGATTTCTTAGGAAACGATTTTTTTGATATTCCTGAGATGAAAAAAATTCAATCACTTTTTGAAATGGCCAAGGGTGGTATTGCCTTTTCTGGAAAGACTAAAAGAAAGATAGGCGAGAAAATGCAGATTCTGGAGTATCAGACACATTTTCAGCGTTTGCTTTCTATTTTAAATATTTTAAACGAACTGGGTAATTCCAAAGAGTTTAAAATTTTGAATGCCGAAGGTTTCTCTATGGAGACCGAAGTAAAAGATAATGACCGCATCAACGTAGTCTTCAATCATGTAAAGAATAACTTTAAAGAAGAGATTACACTAGATGAAATAAGTAATATGGTAAGTATGACCATACCCTCATTCTGTCGTTATTTCAAAAAAATTACCAATAAGACCTTTGTTCAGTTTGTTAACGAGTATCGTTTGGTGCATGCATCCAAGCTTTTAGCGGAGCAACCTTTAAGTATTACCGAAGTTTGTTTTGAAAGCGGATTCAATAATTTCTCGCATTTCAACAAGCAGTTCAAAGCCTTTACGGGACAAAACCCATCTGAATATAGAAACGAACTGAAAACAGTTCTTAAGTAA
- a CDS encoding TetR family transcriptional regulator C-terminal domain-containing protein, whose amino-acid sequence MVAKTKTKKITEDTIIEMYMDYVLEHESVPKSIYKFCKENKVPEADFYAFFGSVESLQKEIWNKFYTNTEALLNKNKEYEGFTNKEKMLTFFYTFFEMLTLNRSYVLFALKQNSSTLKNLEQLKGLRKHIKGFATGLIDDANAEKNLKITKYNPQLFSEGAWLQFLFVLKFWMDDNSAGFEKTDMAIEKSINTIFDIFDNTPLDNIIDFGKFLYKETFA is encoded by the coding sequence ATGGTAGCAAAAACGAAAACAAAAAAAATTACAGAAGATACTATTATAGAAATGTACATGGATTATGTTTTGGAGCATGAAAGCGTTCCGAAATCCATTTATAAATTCTGTAAGGAGAATAAGGTTCCCGAGGCAGACTTTTACGCCTTTTTTGGCTCTGTAGAGAGCTTACAGAAGGAAATTTGGAATAAATTCTACACCAATACGGAAGCTCTTCTGAATAAAAACAAGGAATACGAAGGTTTTACGAACAAGGAGAAAATGCTCACTTTTTTCTACACGTTCTTTGAGATGCTTACGCTAAACCGTAGTTATGTCTTATTTGCTTTAAAGCAGAATAGCAGTACACTCAAAAATCTTGAACAGTTAAAAGGCCTGCGCAAGCACATAAAAGGTTTTGCAACTGGTCTTATAGATGATGCAAATGCAGAGAAGAACCTGAAAATCACCAAATATAATCCACAACTTTTTTCAGAAGGAGCGTGGTTGCAATTCTTGTTCGTTCTTAAATTTTGGATGGATGATAATTCTGCAGGATTTGAAAAAACGGATATGGCCATTGAAAAATCAATCAATACCATATTTGACATATTTGATAATACACCGCTAGATAATATTATTGATTTCGGGAAATTCCTGTATAAAGAAACATTTGCGTAA
- a CDS encoding MOSC domain-containing protein — MKIISTNIGRPTTITWNDKEEQTGIFKYPVDEPLFLGKTDVAKDTVIDRKHHAGVNKACFLFSVDHYDYWKSIYPDLDWNWGMFGENLSISDFDESIIRIGDIYKLGTALVQVSQPREPCYKLGIRFKNQSILKQYIDYGFPGTYVRILEEGEVKNGDELVLAEQSENGLTVKDFFELLFMRKKDPRILQLALNNESLPDYKRERLKKYLPKL; from the coding sequence ATGAAAATTATCTCTACCAATATTGGCCGTCCAACCACTATTACTTGGAACGACAAGGAAGAACAAACCGGAATATTTAAATACCCGGTAGATGAACCTCTTTTTTTAGGTAAAACAGATGTGGCCAAAGACACTGTAATAGACAGAAAGCATCATGCAGGTGTAAACAAGGCCTGTTTTCTATTTTCAGTAGACCATTATGATTATTGGAAAAGCATATATCCTGATTTGGATTGGAATTGGGGAATGTTCGGAGAAAATCTTTCGATTAGTGATTTTGATGAGTCTATAATCCGTATTGGAGATATTTACAAATTAGGAACCGCATTGGTACAAGTATCGCAACCAAGGGAACCTTGTTATAAATTAGGAATTCGATTTAAAAATCAGAGTATTTTAAAACAGTATATAGATTATGGTTTTCCAGGAACATACGTACGTATCCTAGAAGAAGGAGAAGTAAAAAATGGCGACGAATTGGTGTTGGCAGAACAGTCAGAAAACGGCCTTACCGTGAAAGATTTTTTTGAATTATTATTCATGCGTAAAAAAGACCCTAGAATACTACAATTGGCTTTGAACAACGAATCTTTACCTGATTATAAACGAGAACGTTTAAAGAAATACCTACCTAAATTATGA
- a CDS encoding 3-oxoacyl-ACP synthase III family protein yields MYNSKITGLGYFVPENVVTNDDLAKLMDTNDAWIQERTGIKERRHVVKGGDTTTTMGVKAAKIAIERAGIDKDDIDFIVFATLSPDYYFPGPGVLVQRDLGIKTVGALDVRNQCSGFIYALSVADQYIKTGMYKNVLVIGSELHSHGLDMTTRGRSVSVIFGDGAGAAVLSREEDNSKGLLSTHLHSEGQHAEELSLIAPGMGKRWVTDIIEDNDPNDESFYPHMNGQFVFKNAVVRFSEVIMEGLKTNHLTPEDIDMLVPHQANLRISQFIQKKFGLGDDQVFNNIMKYGNTTAASIPIALTEAWENGKIKEGDLVVLAAFGSGFTWGSAIIKW; encoded by the coding sequence ATGTATAATTCAAAAATAACGGGACTTGGATATTTTGTACCCGAAAACGTAGTGACCAATGATGATTTGGCCAAGTTAATGGATACCAACGATGCGTGGATTCAAGAACGAACGGGTATTAAAGAAAGAAGACACGTGGTAAAAGGTGGAGACACTACTACAACCATGGGTGTTAAGGCGGCGAAAATCGCTATTGAACGTGCAGGTATTGATAAAGATGATATTGATTTTATCGTTTTCGCGACCCTAAGTCCAGATTACTATTTTCCTGGTCCAGGTGTTTTAGTGCAACGAGATTTAGGTATTAAAACGGTTGGTGCCTTAGATGTAAGAAACCAATGCTCCGGTTTTATTTACGCGTTAAGTGTGGCTGATCAGTATATTAAAACAGGCATGTACAAGAATGTTCTTGTAATTGGTTCTGAGTTGCATTCTCATGGTCTTGATATGACCACAAGAGGTAGATCTGTTTCGGTTATATTCGGAGATGGAGCAGGTGCAGCAGTATTGAGTAGGGAAGAAGATAATTCAAAAGGGCTACTTTCTACACATCTGCATAGTGAAGGTCAACATGCAGAGGAATTATCGTTGATAGCTCCAGGTATGGGTAAGCGTTGGGTTACAGATATTATTGAAGATAATGATCCTAACGATGAATCATTCTATCCTCATATGAACGGTCAGTTTGTATTTAAAAATGCCGTGGTTAGATTTAGTGAGGTGATAATGGAAGGTTTAAAAACCAATCACCTTACGCCGGAAGACATTGATATGTTAGTTCCACACCAAGCTAACTTACGTATTTCTCAATTTATACAGAAGAAGTTTGGGCTTGGAGATGATCAAGTCTTTAATAACATTATGAAATACGGTAATACTACCGCAGCATCTATTCCCATAGCCCTTACAGAGGCTTGGGAGAACGGAAAGATTAAAGAAGGAGATTTAGTGGTACTAGCCGCTTTCGGTAGTGGTTTCACTTGGGGTAGCGCTATTATAAAATGGTAA
- a CDS encoding S1/P1 nuclease, with product MRKIVFFLFLITTLSNANDGEWSKTGHRTVGEVAQHHLSKKTKKALKKLLNGESLAYVSTFADDIKADRAYKEFSAWHYVNIPEGKDYADIEPSKNGDLITGINKCIEIIKDENSKKEDKVFYLKMLVHLIGDLHQPMHVGRFEDKGGNDIQLQWFNEGTNLHRLWDSNMINSYGMSYTELASSLPELSKEQVKFIQQGTIIDWVEESQEIAGKLYDSVESGEKLYYRYSYDWWGTVENQLQKGGLRLAKVLNELF from the coding sequence ATGCGAAAAATAGTATTCTTTCTGTTCTTAATAACAACACTTTCTAACGCAAACGATGGGGAATGGTCAAAAACCGGACACCGTACCGTTGGCGAAGTAGCGCAGCACCATCTTTCAAAAAAAACAAAGAAGGCTCTAAAAAAATTACTGAACGGAGAGAGCTTAGCTTATGTATCTACGTTTGCAGATGATATAAAGGCCGACAGGGCTTACAAAGAATTTAGTGCCTGGCATTATGTGAATATTCCTGAAGGAAAAGATTACGCAGATATTGAACCTAGTAAAAATGGCGATCTTATTACGGGTATTAACAAATGTATTGAGATAATTAAAGATGAGAACAGCAAAAAGGAAGACAAAGTCTTTTACCTTAAAATGTTGGTACATTTGATAGGTGACCTTCATCAACCAATGCACGTGGGTCGTTTTGAAGATAAAGGGGGTAATGATATTCAGTTGCAGTGGTTCAATGAGGGCACCAATTTACATAGGCTTTGGGATTCTAATATGATTAATTCATATGGAATGAGTTATACGGAATTGGCGTCTAGTCTTCCAGAACTTTCAAAAGAACAGGTAAAGTTTATTCAACAAGGTACCATTATAGACTGGGTTGAAGAGTCTCAAGAAATAGCTGGTAAATTGTACGATTCCGTAGAATCGGGAGAGAAATTGTACTACCGCTACAGTTATGATTGGTGGGGTACTGTTGAAAACCAACTACAAAAAGGCGGATTGCGCTTAGCTAAGGTCTTGAATGAACTTTTCTAA
- a CDS encoding ABC1 kinase family protein, producing MKTLDSIPTGKIERASKLVKTGVKIGGNYAKYLGKKLVNPEMDKNELNESNAEDIYDGLKSLKGSALKVAQMLSMEKNILPKAYVDKFSLSQFSVPPLSAPLVRKTFKKYLGKYPEELFDTFEKDSINAASIGQVHKATKNGKQLAVKIQYPGVAQSISSDLSLVKPIAIRMFNLKGKDSDKYFKEVENKLIEETNYFLEIEQSISITESCSVIKNLEFPKYYEELSSERIITMDWMSGQHLSEFTNRDFDEQVGNKLGQTLWDFYMFQIHGLKKVHADPHPGNFLVSENHTLIAIDFGCIKEVPNEFYVPYFELAQKHNIENDTVFMEKLYELEILTETDTPEEIKFFKALFKEMLTLLTSPFHEDNFDFGADDFWDKIADLSERYSNDSQIRKMNGNRGSKHFLYMNRTFFGLYNLLHDLKAKIEVNSYKQYIS from the coding sequence ATGAAGACACTTGATAGTATACCAACCGGTAAGATAGAAAGAGCCAGCAAATTGGTTAAAACGGGTGTGAAGATAGGAGGTAACTATGCAAAGTATTTAGGTAAAAAGTTGGTTAATCCTGAAATGGATAAAAACGAACTGAACGAAAGCAATGCAGAAGATATTTACGATGGACTAAAAAGTCTAAAGGGTAGCGCTTTAAAAGTGGCCCAGATGCTTAGCATGGAGAAGAATATATTGCCTAAGGCGTATGTAGATAAATTTTCTCTTTCTCAGTTTTCGGTACCGCCGCTTTCAGCGCCATTAGTAAGGAAAACATTTAAAAAGTACTTGGGAAAGTATCCTGAAGAGTTGTTCGATACTTTTGAAAAGGATAGTATAAATGCCGCTAGTATTGGTCAGGTTCATAAAGCAACAAAAAATGGTAAACAACTGGCTGTTAAAATTCAATATCCAGGAGTAGCCCAAAGTATTTCTAGTGATTTGTCATTGGTGAAGCCCATTGCTATTAGAATGTTTAATCTAAAAGGAAAGGACTCCGATAAGTATTTTAAAGAGGTAGAAAATAAGCTTATTGAAGAAACTAATTATTTTTTGGAAATAGAACAAAGCATTAGTATAACGGAAAGTTGTTCGGTTATAAAGAATCTTGAGTTTCCTAAGTATTATGAAGAACTATCTAGTGAGCGTATCATTACAATGGATTGGATGTCCGGTCAACATTTGAGTGAGTTCACTAATAGGGATTTTGATGAGCAAGTTGGTAATAAATTGGGCCAGACCCTTTGGGATTTCTACATGTTTCAGATTCACGGGCTTAAAAAAGTTCATGCCGATCCGCATCCAGGAAACTTTTTGGTAAGTGAAAACCATACTTTAATTGCTATAGATTTTGGCTGTATCAAAGAAGTTCCCAATGAGTTCTATGTGCCTTATTTTGAATTGGCGCAAAAGCATAATATAGAAAACGATACGGTTTTTATGGAGAAACTTTACGAGTTAGAAATACTAACTGAAACCGATACTCCAGAAGAAATTAAATTCTTTAAAGCACTTTTTAAAGAAATGCTTACACTCTTAACTTCGCCGTTCCATGAGGACAACTTTGATTTTGGTGCAGATGATTTTTGGGATAAAATAGCCGATTTAAGCGAACGTTATTCAAATGATAGTCAAATACGAAAGATGAACGGTAATAGGGGGTCTAAGCACTTCCTGTATATGAACAGGACTTTCTTTGGTCTTTATAATTTACTGCACGACCTAAAGGCAAAAATTGAAGTAAATAGTTATAAGCAATACATATCTTAA
- a CDS encoding DoxX family protein, with the protein MNYPWHLYVMGIIYVMGGIMHFIKPKAYMRIMPQYLPNHKLLVQLSGVAEIILGVGVCLPFTKDYAIYGLILMLAVFLLVHFYMLSSKKASAGFPKWLLLLRLPLQFALMYWAYNYL; encoded by the coding sequence ATGAATTACCCTTGGCATTTATATGTAATGGGAATAATTTATGTGATGGGCGGCATCATGCATTTTATAAAACCTAAGGCGTATATGAGGATTATGCCTCAATATTTACCTAATCATAAACTATTAGTGCAACTGAGTGGTGTTGCCGAAATAATTTTAGGTGTAGGCGTTTGCCTTCCTTTTACAAAAGACTATGCTATTTACGGGCTTATTTTAATGTTAGCGGTATTCTTACTCGTGCATTTTTATATGCTGTCTAGTAAAAAAGCTTCCGCGGGATTCCCTAAATGGTTATTACTATTAAGATTGCCCTTGCAATTTGCTCTAATGTACTGGGCGTATAATTACCTGTAA
- the htpG gene encoding molecular chaperone HtpG: MSTGKINVSVENIFPLIKKFLYSDHEIFLRELISNATDATLKLKHLTAIGEAKVEYGNPMIEVKIDKEGKKIHITDQGIGMTEDEVKKYINELAFSGAEEFLNKYEDGAKESGIIGHFGLGFYSAFMVAEKVEISTKSFKEGSEAVLWSCDGSPNFTLEPGERKERGTEIILHIAEDSTEFLEEGRINELLNKYNKFMPIPIKFGMKTETLPKPEDAKEEDPAPTQEVDNIINNPNPAWTKQPADLDDNDYKSFYRELYPMQFDEPLFHIHLNVDYPFNLTGILYFPKMTNDLNQQKDRIQLYQNQVFVTDNVEGIVPEFLTMLRGVIDSPDIPLNVSRSYLQADGAVKKISSYISRKVADKLNSLFKNSREEFEQKWNDIKIVIEYGMLSDDKFFEKADKFALYPTVDGKYFTFEELQEKIKGNQTDKDDKLVVLYASDEVAQHSYIEAAKAKGYEVLLMDSPIIGHLMQKLETSKEKLSFARVDADHLDNLIKKEENQISKLSDEEKETLKKNLEEVITDKSYTVQLEAMDSDASPFIITEPEFMRRMKEMQQTGGGGGMFGMGAMPDMYNLIVNTNSELVGEILNTKTAKKRERLISQSIDLARLSKGLLKGEELTNFIKRSYEMVK; encoded by the coding sequence ATGTCTACAGGTAAAATCAATGTTTCGGTGGAGAACATTTTTCCGCTGATAAAGAAATTTTTGTACAGTGACCACGAGATCTTTTTAAGAGAGCTCATATCTAATGCAACAGATGCTACCTTAAAATTAAAACACCTTACCGCTATTGGAGAAGCCAAAGTAGAATACGGCAACCCAATGATTGAGGTTAAGATTGACAAAGAAGGTAAAAAAATACATATTACAGACCAAGGTATTGGTATGACCGAAGACGAGGTCAAAAAATATATTAACGAGCTAGCCTTTTCCGGTGCTGAAGAATTCTTGAACAAATATGAAGATGGTGCTAAGGAAAGCGGTATCATAGGTCATTTTGGTCTTGGTTTCTATTCTGCCTTTATGGTAGCCGAGAAAGTAGAAATTAGTACCAAGAGTTTTAAAGAAGGTTCTGAAGCAGTTTTATGGAGTTGTGATGGTTCTCCAAACTTTACTTTGGAGCCAGGCGAAAGAAAAGAGCGTGGTACAGAGATCATTCTTCATATTGCCGAAGATTCTACGGAGTTCCTAGAAGAAGGCCGTATTAATGAGCTGTTGAACAAGTATAACAAATTCATGCCTATTCCTATTAAATTTGGCATGAAAACGGAAACTTTACCTAAGCCAGAAGATGCTAAGGAAGAAGACCCTGCTCCTACACAAGAAGTAGACAACATCATTAATAATCCTAACCCAGCTTGGACCAAACAACCGGCAGATTTAGATGATAATGACTACAAAAGCTTCTACCGTGAGTTATATCCAATGCAGTTTGATGAACCATTGTTCCATATTCACTTAAACGTAGACTACCCTTTTAACCTTACTGGTATTCTTTATTTTCCAAAGATGACCAACGATCTTAACCAACAGAAAGATCGCATACAACTGTATCAAAACCAAGTTTTCGTCACTGATAACGTAGAAGGTATTGTACCGGAATTTTTGACTATGCTACGTGGTGTGATTGATTCTCCGGATATTCCGTTAAATGTTTCTAGATCATACCTTCAGGCAGATGGTGCTGTAAAGAAAATATCTTCGTACATCTCTAGAAAAGTTGCCGATAAATTAAATTCGCTCTTCAAAAACAGTAGAGAGGAATTTGAGCAGAAGTGGAACGATATTAAAATCGTTATTGAATACGGAATGCTTAGCGATGATAAATTCTTTGAAAAAGCAGACAAGTTTGCACTCTACCCTACTGTAGATGGTAAGTATTTTACTTTTGAAGAACTTCAAGAAAAAATTAAAGGAAACCAGACTGATAAGGACGATAAGCTAGTAGTTCTTTATGCTTCTGACGAGGTTGCTCAGCACAGTTATATTGAAGCTGCAAAAGCTAAAGGATACGAAGTTCTGTTGATGGATTCTCCTATTATTGGTCATTTAATGCAGAAATTGGAAACGTCTAAAGAGAAGCTTTCTTTTGCCCGTGTAGATGCAGACCATTTGGATAACCTTATCAAAAAAGAGGAAAATCAAATCTCAAAATTATCCGATGAGGAAAAAGAAACCCTTAAAAAGAACCTAGAAGAAGTAATAACAGATAAAAGTTACACCGTTCAGCTAGAAGCTATGGATAGTGATGCTTCTCCTTTTATCATTACGGAGCCTGAGTTTATGCGTCGTATGAAAGAGATGCAACAGACCGGTGGTGGCGGTGGTATGTTTGGTATGGGTGCCATGCCAGACATGTACAACCTTATCGTAAACACAAATTCTGAATTGGTAGGTGAAATATTAAATACCAAAACAGCTAAGAAACGTGAAAGGTTAATTAGCCAGTCTATTGATTTGGCCCGTCTTTCTAAAGGCTTGTTGAAAGGTGAAGAATTGACAAACTTCATTAAGCGTAGCTACGAGATGGTGAAGTAA
- a CDS encoding solute:sodium symporter family transporter, protein MALLTFLLFTGFVAFYATYKLRRDKLNTKDGYFLGGRSLTGIVIAGSLLLTNISTEHLVGMNGSAYRNGAIIVAWEVTSALALVIAALYFAPRYLKMGLTTIPEFLEKRFDGLTRTFVALLLIISFVATLLPIVLYTGALNIEAIFEISELLNVAQSDGIWITIIVVGTIGAVYAIFGGLKMVAYTDTINGFGLLVAGLLVPILALLSIGDGNVFEGMTTVFNHSPEKFNVVSDESGVGEGARSAILPFEVLFTGLMINQIYFWTMHQSIIQRVLGAVNLKEAQKGLLYTGLLKILVPLVIVLPGLIGFYYFGESLYDNPDNVYPLLVKKVLPLWLTGFFVAVMMGAILSTFNSALNSAATVFSLDVFKKYIQKDASDKKLVIIGKSTSAILAVLAIGIAPFVANAPDGLYQLLQQLNGIFFIPIASVIIAGFLFPRVTAIGAKAGLMFGLVFYVVMYYVIEVNLHFIHIWGIEFVLNIVVMHVVSALGKKEERFIMKDAGILNLKPWRYAKPFSLFLVSFTIILYLVLGNV, encoded by the coding sequence ATGGCGTTATTGACATTTTTACTCTTCACCGGTTTTGTCGCTTTTTATGCTACATACAAGCTTAGGCGCGATAAACTGAATACTAAAGACGGTTACTTTTTAGGAGGCAGGTCATTAACAGGAATTGTCATTGCTGGTTCATTATTACTAACCAATATTTCTACAGAACATTTGGTGGGGATGAACGGTTCTGCATACAGGAATGGAGCAATTATTGTTGCTTGGGAAGTAACCTCTGCTTTAGCTTTGGTTATTGCAGCTTTGTATTTTGCACCTCGGTATTTAAAAATGGGATTGACAACTATCCCCGAGTTTTTAGAAAAACGATTTGATGGTCTCACGCGCACCTTTGTTGCGTTGCTTTTAATTATTTCATTTGTGGCCACTCTGCTACCTATTGTACTGTATACAGGGGCTTTAAATATTGAAGCAATTTTTGAAATCTCAGAATTATTGAATGTTGCCCAAAGCGATGGTATATGGATAACCATTATAGTAGTAGGTACCATTGGTGCTGTATATGCCATTTTTGGAGGATTGAAAATGGTAGCTTATACAGATACAATAAACGGATTTGGTCTCTTAGTAGCCGGTCTGCTTGTTCCTATTTTAGCTTTATTGAGTATTGGAGATGGAAATGTGTTTGAAGGAATGACGACGGTTTTTAACCATAGTCCAGAAAAATTCAACGTAGTAAGTGATGAATCTGGAGTAGGAGAGGGAGCACGTTCTGCGATATTACCTTTTGAGGTTTTGTTTACGGGTCTTATGATAAATCAGATTTATTTCTGGACCATGCATCAATCTATTATACAACGGGTATTGGGAGCGGTAAATTTAAAAGAAGCCCAAAAAGGACTGCTATATACCGGTTTGCTTAAGATATTGGTTCCTTTGGTAATTGTATTGCCAGGTCTTATCGGTTTTTATTATTTTGGAGAGAGTCTTTATGATAATCCAGACAATGTATATCCGCTTTTGGTGAAAAAAGTTTTGCCACTCTGGCTTACGGGTTTTTTTGTTGCGGTAATGATGGGTGCCATTTTAAGTACGTTTAATAGTGCATTGAATAGTGCGGCAACGGTGTTTAGTTTAGATGTTTTTAAAAAGTATATTCAGAAAGATGCCAGTGATAAAAAATTGGTAATCATAGGTAAAAGTACATCTGCTATTTTGGCCGTTCTGGCCATAGGTATAGCCCCGTTTGTTGCCAATGCGCCCGATGGTCTCTACCAATTACTACAACAGCTTAACGGAATATTTTTTATACCCATTGCTAGTGTAATTATTGCTGGATTCTTATTCCCAAGAGTTACCGCCATAGGGGCAAAAGCGGGACTAATGTTCGGTTTGGTATTCTATGTGGTTATGTATTATGTAATTGAAGTGAATCTTCATTTTATACATATTTGGGGAATAGAGTTTGTGCTGAATATAGTAGTTATGCACGTGGTTTCGGCCTTAGGAAAAAAAGAAGAAAGATTTATAATGAAAGATGCGGGTATTTTAAACCTCAAACCTTGGAGGTATGCCAAGCCCTTTAGTCTCTTTCTAGTGTCATTTACGATTATTTTGTACCTTGTTTTAGGTAATGTGTAG
- a CDS encoding inositol oxygenase family protein: MEKTFRDYEAVDVSAAVKEHYRKMRKKQTVDYVQRMHKKYLTFDKPMDLWEAMGHLNDLIDVSDPDLDLPNVQHLIQSAEAIRADNRPDWMQLTGLIHDLGKVMFLWGSDEDGTSQDEQWGTVGDVFVVGCELPDTCVYPEFNKLNPDMADTRYNTPTGIYEKECGMDNLDLAWGHDEYLFQVLSNHKENNLPKEAMVMIRYHSFYPWHTGGSYKELLNEGDKEYLELIKDFNKYDLYTKCQKIYDLEDVRDYYQPIAEKYLGKGPIYW, translated from the coding sequence ATGGAAAAAACGTTCAGAGATTATGAAGCTGTAGATGTGTCGGCGGCTGTTAAGGAGCATTATAGAAAAATGCGTAAAAAGCAAACTGTAGACTATGTGCAACGTATGCATAAGAAATATTTGACGTTTGACAAGCCTATGGATTTATGGGAGGCTATGGGGCACTTAAATGATTTAATAGATGTAAGTGACCCAGATTTGGATTTACCAAACGTACAGCACCTAATCCAAAGCGCAGAAGCAATTAGAGCGGACAACCGTCCGGATTGGATGCAGCTTACAGGTCTTATTCACGATTTAGGAAAAGTGATGTTCCTATGGGGAAGTGATGAAGATGGTACCAGCCAAGATGAGCAATGGGGAACTGTAGGAGATGTATTTGTGGTAGGATGCGAATTGCCAGATACGTGTGTCTATCCTGAGTTTAATAAGTTGAATCCAGATATGGCGGATACTCGTTATAATACGCCAACAGGAATTTATGAAAAAGAATGTGGTATGGATAATCTTGATTTGGCTTGGGGCCATGATGAGTATCTGTTTCAGGTTCTTTCAAACCATAAAGAAAACAATTTGCCCAAAGAGGCTATGGTTATGATACGTTACCACTCTTTTTATCCTTGGCACACAGGCGGGAGCTATAAAGAACTTCTAAATGAAGGAGATAAAGAATATTTAGAACTTATTAAAGATTTTAATAAATATGACCTGTATACAAAGTGTCAAAAAATCTATGATTTAGAGGATGTAAGAGATTATTACCAACCAATTGCTGAAAAATACTTGGGAAAAGGACCTATTTATTGGTAA